DNA sequence from the Acidobacteriota bacterium genome:
AGCCCCAGCACAGCGCGACCGCGTCTTCCGGGACCTGGTCGATCACTTCGGGGTGCTCGAGGATGATGTCGCCCCAGAAGAGCATCTGCCGGTCGCGCTCGGTGACGAGATCGTGGACCTGGCGCAGGAAGTCGAGGTACACGGCCGCCTTGCCCCGCTCTTCGCACGCCTCGGCGGAGTGCCCGCGGCCCAGGTCGAACGTCTCGTCCAGGCCGACGTTGAAGCGCCGGCTGCCGAAGTGGGGAAGCAGTTCGTCGTAGAGGCCCGTGAGCAACTCGAGGACGCGTGGGTCGGTGGCGCACAGGCTGAACGGCTCCGGGTCGATGGAGAAGGGGTGCTGGAAGCCCTCGGGCACTTCTGCCAGCGGCCGGTATCGGTCGTGGATCAGCCAGCGGTGGAAGTGGCCGAAGCTGTTCTGGTTCGGCGTCAGTTCGATGAACCGCTCCCGGCACCAGGCGTCGAGCTCCCGGATCTCGCCGGCGGTGAACGGCGAGGCATCGCGCCAGACCTCCTCGTGATCCGCGTAGGCGTAGGTGTGTTCGACGTAGAGCTGGAGGTGGTTGATCTTCCATTCCGCGAGCCGGTCGACGAGTCGTTCGAGGTAGTCCATGCGCGGCACGCGGTTCCGGCTGACGTCGAGCATCGCGCCGCGTATGGGGAAGTCCGGCCGGTCCTCGATCTGGACCGCCTGCACTTCGAATCCGGCGGCCGCCGGCCGGCCGCGCGAGTTGAGCCACTGCTTCAGGGTGGTCGCTGCCCGGAACGCGCCAGTCGGCGTTGCGGCCTCGATGGCGATGCCGTTCCGACCTGCCCGCAGGCGATAGCTCTCATCGGTCGGAACGTCGACCGGGGGAGCCCCCTCCGCGCCTGGCGAGTCGACCGCGACGCGGCACGCGACGCCGGCACCCACCCCGTTCCCGTCACAGGCAGGGAGGAGATGCGACCCCGTGATTGCCAACGCGCGCCGCAGGCCCGCGAGCGCGAACTCCAGTTCCTCCGAGACCTCCGCCTGTTCCGCCCCCGCCGCGGTCACATGGAGCGCAAACGGCGCGCCCGGCGGCAGGACGAGGGGATCGGCGGCGTCAAGGACCTCGACCCGCCGCGGCGGCGGCCAGAGACTCACGGGGCGGCGGCTCAGGTCTCCCGAACCTGGATGTCGACGCCGGTCGGGCTGGTGTGGCGCCCGCCGCCCGCGGCCGAAGTCCACGCGAGATGGTCGATCGCCCGGCCCGCGGTTGGTTCCAGTGCGTCGTCCGTCTGCCGGAACAGCACCCGCATCGTGCCGTAGTTGACGGCGAGCAGGATGTCCTTGAAGGTCTCGGCCGGACCGGGGACGTGTTCCAGCAGCCAGGAGCGGTCCTCCTCGCAGTCCGGTCCCAGGATGTGGACGTGGTGGAAGCCCGGATGGGTCGCGTCCTCGAGGAGCTCGATCTTCGCACCCCAGGGATCCGTCACGAAGGAGATGTAGAGCTTCGCCGGCCCGAAGTGCCGGGGTTCCCAGAACTCCGTAGCTCCGTCGGCGAGCATCGCGGCGTGAAGGTCGTCCAGGTTGTCGACGGACCAGCCCGAGTGGTCGAGTCCGGTGCCGATGCTGGGTCCTGGGGCCTCGGCGCCGCGCCAGTGGAGGACCGCCGTGCCGTTGCCTGCCCGGAAGCGGGCGCCGGCGCCGGCGAAGCCTTCCAGGAGTTCACCGCCGAAGTGCCGCGCGTACCAGTCGGCCGCCGCGGCGGGATCGGAGGCGTTCAGCGCGAGGCGGTCGAATCGGCAGGTATCGGTCATGGGGGTGAGTTCCTCGGACTTCGGTTTGGACGGAGATGGAAGGGCGGTGATTGTGTCACCGATCGCCGGTGCCGCGCGGGTCTTGGTCGATCGGGCGTAAGCTGTGTCCCGTGAGAAGGATGCGGGGCGCCGGCCCGCCATGACCAAGCCGGCCGAAGACCGCGAGGCGCTCTCCGGGGTCGTCGAGCGGGTCGTCTTCCACAATGAGGAGAACGGATTCGCGGTGCTTCGCGTCCGGGTACGGGGCAGCTTCCAGCCGGCGACGGTGGTGGGCCGACTGCCCCTCGTCTCGCAGGGCGAGACGATCCGGGCCTCCGGCGCCTGGAAGAACGATCCGAACCACGGCGTCCAGTTTCGGGCCGACCGGCTCGCCGTGTCGCCGCCGGACTCACTCGACGGGATCCGGCGCTACCTCGGATCGGGAAGGGTGCATGGCGTTGGGCCGAAGATGGCGAAACGCCTGGTGAAGGCGTTTGGCGAAGACGTCTTTGAGGTCATCGAGAACGAGCCGGAGCGCCTGAAGGAGGTTCCGGGTATCGGCCCGAAGCGCGCGAAGCGCCTGAGCGAGGGCTTCAAGGATCAGAAGGCGGTGCGGGAGATCATGGTGTTCCTGCAGACGCACGGTCTCGGCTCCTCGCGGGCCGCTCGCATCTACCGGACCTATGGAGCTGACGCCGCGACCTTGCTCACCGAGGACCCGTACCGGCTGGCGCGGGACATCCGGGGGATCGGTTTCCGGATCGCCGACAGCATCGGTGCGAGTCTGGGCAAGGACCGCGAGGGCCTGCCGCGGGCGCGCGCTGGACTCGGCTACACGCTGGAACAGGCGCGGGGCGCCGGACACTGCGGCCTGCCCCGGGACGAACTCCTCGAGCAGGCGCAGGAGCTGTTGAAGATCCCGCAGGAGATCCTCGTCACGGCCCTGGGGGACGAACTCGAAGCGGGGCGGCTGGCGGCGACCCGTCTGGGCGGCGAAGAGGCGATCTTCCTGCCGCACCTGCTGTCGGCAGAGCGGGCCATTGCCCGCCGGCTGGGCGAACTCCTCCGGGCCGAGCCGCCGCCGTGGGCGGACATCGATGCCGCGAAGGCACTGGCCTGGGTGGAGAGACGGCTGGAAGTGACGCTTGCGCCGACCCAGCGCGCGGCCGTCGAAATCTGCCTCAGGTCGAGAGTGACCGTGATTACCGGAGGTCCCGGTGTCGGCAAGACGACCCTGGTCAACGCGGTGCTGCGGATCCTGCGCGCCCGTGACGTCCACTGCGCTCTCTGCGCCCCGACCGGGCGTGCGGCCAAGCGGCTCAGCGAGAGCACCGGCCACACGGCGAAGACGATCCACCGGTTGCTCGAGATCGATCCGTCGAACGGCAAGTTCCGCCGCAGCCGCTACCGTCCGATCGACTGCGGTCTGCTGATTGTCGACGAGGCGTCCATGGTCGACGTGGAACTGATGGCGTCGCTGCTCCAGGCGCTGCCGGCGGAGGGCTCGCTCCTCCTGATCGGCGACGCGGACCAGTTGCCCTCGGTCGGTCCGGGCCAGGTGCTGCGCGACCTGATCGATTCCGGCGCCGTGCCGGTTGCGCGGCTCCGGGAGATCTTCCGCCAGGCCGACAACAGCCGGATCGTCCGCAACGCCCACCGGGTGAACCGGGGCTACCTGCCCGAGCTGGAGCCTGTGCGGGACGAACTGAGCGACTTCTACTTCGTGCCGGCCGAAGATGCCGAGGACGGCCAGCGCAAGGTCGTGGAGATCGTCGCCGGGCGCATCGGCCGCCGCTTCGGTCTGGATCCGGTCCGGGACGTCCAGGTCCTGTCGCCGATGAACCGCGGTCCCCTCGGCGTCCGCACGCTGAACGTCACACTGCAGGCGGTGCTGAACCCCGCGCCGGAGTCAGGCGCCGTCGAGGTCGAGCGCTTCGGCTGGAAGTACCGTGCCGGTGACAAGGTGATGCAGACCGACAACGACTACGACAAGGACGTGTTCAACGGCGACCTCGGCCGGATCCGGTCGATCGATCCGGGCGCGGAGAAGATGACCATCGTCTTCGATGGCCGTCCGGTCGACTACCGATTCAGCGACCTCGACCGGCTCATGCTGGCCTACGCGGTCACGGTCCACAAGTCGCAGGGCTCCGAGTACCCGGCGGTCGTCGTGCCGATCTCGACCCACCACTACGTGATGCTCCGCCGCAACCTGCTGTACACGGCGATCACACGCGGCCGCCGCCTGGTCGTCATCGTCGGCCAGAAGTGGGCTCTCCAGAAGGCCGTCGAAGAGGCTTCCGACATGCGTCGCTATTCGACTCTCCGCGAACAACTGGCGGAGCTGGCTCGGTCGGGCTGAGAGTGGCGCCAGCAGATGCCGCCTTGGGCGGATGCCGGCCAGAAGGCCGGCGCACCGACTGCGACAGCGTTTCCCGCTAACCGTCAGCCGCCTGCTCGCGCGGCAACCGGATCTCGCTGACGAGGCGCTGCACGTCGGCCGGCGGCGGTTTGGTGAAGCGGCTGACAATGAGGGCCAGAGCGAAGTTGATCAGCATGCCGACGGCGCCGATGCCCTCGGGGCTGATGCCGAACAGCCAGTCGTCGGCGGTCGCTTCAGGCCGGATCAGGCGGAAGTAGACGATGTAGGCGCCGGTGAACAGGATGCCGCTGCTCATGCCGGCGATCGCGCCCTCCTTCGTCGTGGTGCGGGTGAAGATGCCGAGCACCAGGACGGGGAAGAAGCTGGACGCGGCGAGGCCGAAGGCGAAGGCGACCACCTGGGCGACGAAGCCGGGCGGCGAGATGCCGAAGTAGGCGGCCACGACCACTGCGACGGAAGCGGTCACGCGTGCGAGCAGGAGTTCCCTGCGCGAACTCATGTCCTTCCACAGGATCGATTTGCCGATGTCGTGAGAGATGGCCGATGCGATGACGAGCAGGAGCCCGGCAGCGGTCGACAGCGCGGCCGCGAGTCCGCCGGCGGCGACCAGGGCGACGACCCACGCCGGCAGTTCGGCGATCTCCGGGTTGGCGAGGACCATGATGTCCTGGTCCACCGTCAGTTCGTTGGCCCCGTCGGACATGTCGATCACGCCGTCGGCGTCCTGGTCGTCGAAGGAGATCAGGCCGGTCGTCTCCCAGCTCCTGAACCACTCCGGCACCTCGCTGTAGCTCGTGTTGTGGAGGGTCGAGATCAGGTTTACGCGGGCGAAGGCGGCGACGGCGGGCGCCGTGGTGTAGAGCAGGCCGATGAAGACCAGCGCCCAGAGCGCGCTCCAGCGGGCCGCGCGGGCGCTGCGTACGGTGTAGAAGCGGACCAGCACATGGGGGAGTCCGGCGGTACCGACCATCAGCGCCAGCGCGATCGCGGTGACGTCGATCATGCTCTTCTTGCCCGGCACGAAAGCTGCCGTGTACTCGGGCAGCCGGAGTTCCCGGTGCAGCGCGTCCAGCGCCTCGAGCAGGAAGACGCCGGCCTGCTGGCCTTCCTGGACCGTGCCGCCGAACCCGAGCTGCGGGATCGGGTTCCCGGTGATCTTCCACGAGATGGCCGCCGCCGGAATGAGAAACGCGACGATCAGGACGCAGTACTGGGCGACCTGGGTGTAGGTGATGCCTCGCATGCCGCCCAGCACGGCGTAGAAGAAGACGATGACCACGCCGATGATCACGCCCCAGTGGATCTCGACCTCCAGGAAGCGCGAGAAGACAACCCCGACGCCGCGCATCTGGCCGGCGATGTAGGTGAACGAGACGAAGATCGTGCAGCCGGCCGCCACCAGCCGGGCGGCGTCGGAGTAGTAGCGGTCGCCGACGAACTCGGAGGTCGTGAACTTGCCGTACTTGCGAAGGTAAGGGGCGAGCAGGAGAGCCAGCAGGACGTAGCCGCCGGTCCAGCCCATCAGGTAGATGG
Encoded proteins:
- a CDS encoding family 20 glycosylhydrolase, with amino-acid sequence MSLWPPPRRVEVLDAADPLVLPPGAPFALHVTAAGAEQAEVSEELEFALAGLRRALAITGSHLLPACDGNGVGAGVACRVAVDSPGAEGAPPVDVPTDESYRLRAGRNGIAIEAATPTGAFRAATTLKQWLNSRGRPAAAGFEVQAVQIEDRPDFPIRGAMLDVSRNRVPRMDYLERLVDRLAEWKINHLQLYVEHTYAYADHEEVWRDASPFTAGEIRELDAWCRERFIELTPNQNSFGHFHRWLIHDRYRPLAEVPEGFQHPFSIDPEPFSLCATDPRVLELLTGLYDELLPHFGSRRFNVGLDETFDLGRGHSAEACEERGKAAVYLDFLRQVHDLVTERDRQMLFWGDIILEHPEVIDQVPEDAVALCWGYEARHPFKDQCARLAASGREFWVCPGTSSWHSFGGRLQNAVGNLALAATAGSEAGAQGLLITDWGDHGHLQPPPIAELPLSIGAGFAWSVEAAREAASGPERTEEAWLDHAVRLVYDGDKTLARTVVDLGAIDLDCGGPVINGTALFYLLRFVDDDLTHRRFRRLTMATLQRTYARLAAARDRLDRVESDPSHAALDWTCRMMTWCCQLGVARLAAGRGLRAGQLPPKVRAALGADLRDIAGDLSDVWLATSREGGLRESQDLLLRAAAILDDS
- a CDS encoding VOC family protein, whose amino-acid sequence is MTDTCRFDRLALNASDPAAAADWYARHFGGELLEGFAGAGARFRAGNGTAVLHWRGAEAPGPSIGTGLDHSGWSVDNLDDLHAAMLADGATEFWEPRHFGPAKLYISFVTDPWGAKIELLEDATHPGFHHVHILGPDCEEDRSWLLEHVPGPAETFKDILLAVNYGTMRVLFRQTDDALEPTAGRAIDHLAWTSAAGGGRHTSPTGVDIQVRET
- a CDS encoding ATP-dependent RecD-like DNA helicase; this encodes MTKPAEDREALSGVVERVVFHNEENGFAVLRVRVRGSFQPATVVGRLPLVSQGETIRASGAWKNDPNHGVQFRADRLAVSPPDSLDGIRRYLGSGRVHGVGPKMAKRLVKAFGEDVFEVIENEPERLKEVPGIGPKRAKRLSEGFKDQKAVREIMVFLQTHGLGSSRAARIYRTYGADAATLLTEDPYRLARDIRGIGFRIADSIGASLGKDREGLPRARAGLGYTLEQARGAGHCGLPRDELLEQAQELLKIPQEILVTALGDELEAGRLAATRLGGEEAIFLPHLLSAERAIARRLGELLRAEPPPWADIDAAKALAWVERRLEVTLAPTQRAAVEICLRSRVTVITGGPGVGKTTLVNAVLRILRARDVHCALCAPTGRAAKRLSESTGHTAKTIHRLLEIDPSNGKFRRSRYRPIDCGLLIVDEASMVDVELMASLLQALPAEGSLLLIGDADQLPSVGPGQVLRDLIDSGAVPVARLREIFRQADNSRIVRNAHRVNRGYLPELEPVRDELSDFYFVPAEDAEDGQRKVVEIVAGRIGRRFGLDPVRDVQVLSPMNRGPLGVRTLNVTLQAVLNPAPESGAVEVERFGWKYRAGDKVMQTDNDYDKDVFNGDLGRIRSIDPGAEKMTIVFDGRPVDYRFSDLDRLMLAYAVTVHKSQGSEYPAVVVPISTHHYVMLRRNLLYTAITRGRRLVVIVGQKWALQKAVEEASDMRRYSTLREQLAELARSG
- a CDS encoding cation acetate symporter; amino-acid sequence: MNVQAWTYLIVTATFALYIGIAWWSRVRTTSGFYVAGRGVPAVANGMATGADWMSAASFISMAGLISFMGYTGTIYLMGWTGGYVLLALLLAPYLRKYGKFTTSEFVGDRYYSDAARLVAAGCTIFVSFTYIAGQMRGVGVVFSRFLEVEIHWGVIIGVVIVFFYAVLGGMRGITYTQVAQYCVLIVAFLIPAAAISWKITGNPIPQLGFGGTVQEGQQAGVFLLEALDALHRELRLPEYTAAFVPGKKSMIDVTAIALALMVGTAGLPHVLVRFYTVRSARAARWSALWALVFIGLLYTTAPAVAAFARVNLISTLHNTSYSEVPEWFRSWETTGLISFDDQDADGVIDMSDGANELTVDQDIMVLANPEIAELPAWVVALVAAGGLAAALSTAAGLLLVIASAISHDIGKSILWKDMSSRRELLLARVTASVAVVVAAYFGISPPGFVAQVVAFAFGLAASSFFPVLVLGIFTRTTTKEGAIAGMSSGILFTGAYIVYFRLIRPEATADDWLFGISPEGIGAVGMLINFALALIVSRFTKPPPADVQRLVSEIRLPREQAADG